From Cinclus cinclus chromosome 26, bCinCin1.1, whole genome shotgun sequence, one genomic window encodes:
- the TMEM234 gene encoding transmembrane protein 234 yields MTTAGEGRIMAAGKICLGRRENVAEGGCQAAALALVAALWGGSGPFLRVASAGVEQQRGRGRLRQLLAELRFLGLNRKYLVPFLLNQAGSLLFYLTLATTDLSLAVPLCNSLALIVTLVTGKILGEDIGGKRAVAGMVLTMLGVSLCVAGA; encoded by the exons ATGACGACCGCAGGTGAGGGGAGAATAATGGCGGCCGGGAAGATTTgtttgggaaggagggaaaacgTGGCTGAAGGAGGCT GCCAGGCCGCGGCTCTGGCGCTGGTGGCCGCGCTCTGGGGTGGCAGCGGGCCCTTCCTGAGGGTGGCATCGGCGGGCGTGGAGCAGcagcggggccgcggccgcctccggcagctcctggcagagctgcgCTTCCTCGGCCTCAACCGCAAG tACCTGGTGCCCTTCCTGCTCAACCAGGCTGGCTCTCTCCTCTTCTACCTCACCTTGGCCACCACAG ACCTGTCCCTGGCAGTTccactctgcaactccctggCTTTGATTGTGACCTTGGTGACTGGGAAAATCCTGGGAGAGGACATTGGTGGGAAAA gagctgtggcaggaaTGGTGCTCACCATGCTGGGAGTCTCCCTGTGCGTGGCTGGGGCCTGA
- the CCDC28B gene encoding coiled-coil domain-containing protein 28B, with the protein MEERRKKRSPKPCLAQPLPSGAPRPLPPSKSTSFALPLPSLPSPRQRPRPRRTSKERARAGAGGSRGAPLQHSFLTDVSDVCEMEGGLLGLLSDFHSGKLQAFGKECSFEQLEHVREMQEKLARLHFGLDVCVEELPEEQKKVAADRNLDQLLAHLEELSSSIQKLHLAESSDPEDAAP; encoded by the exons ATGGAGGAGCGGAGAAAGAAGCGGAGCCCCAAGCCCTGCCTGGCTCAGCCGCTGCCCTCCGGAGCCCCACGGCCGCTTCCCCCGAGCAAGAGCACGTCCTTCGCGCTGCCGCTGCCCTCTCTGCCATCGCCCCGGCAGCGACCGCGGCCCCGCCG GACGAGCAAGGAGCGGGCGCGGGCGGGCgcgggggggtcccggggggccCCTCTCCAGCACAGCTTCCTCACGGATGTGTCCGATGTGTGCGAGATGGAGGGGGGGCTGCTCGGCCTCCTCAGCGACTTCCACTCGGGAAAACTGCAGGCGTTCG GGAAGGAGTGCTCCTTCGAGCAGCTGGAGCACGTGCGGGAGATGCAGGAGAAGCTGGCGCGGCTGCACTTCGGCCTCGACGTGTGCGTGGAGGAACTGCCCGAGGAGCAGAAGAAGGTGGCGGCCGACAGGAACCTGGACCAGCTGCTGGCACAC CTGGaagagctcagcagctccat ACAGAAGTTGCACCTGGCCGAGAGCTCGGACCCCGAGGACGCGGCGCCCTGA
- the IQCC gene encoding IQ domain-containing protein C isoform X2 encodes MAAALGPRAGAEAEERRRLVRAVTRLQACARGFLLRRRLRGLREEFEAVVLEIEGDLRQLRWTGRVLQRPRFEPSPRKPSEAAKNETIPKKTLEKPDPPGAEWAGSFENIPPSAPLSSGTTPKPPNLGSGADKSLEKEGRTLAGSQEWDKDSVASEWDSSHLGASPEIPADLQGLPRSELQSHRNHLLMELLWIQQAIASRKHFLMLKQKLGIPNHSGIPEFLDWCGETLEQQHQS; translated from the exons ATGGCGGCCGCGCTGGGCCCGCGGGCCGGGGCTGAGGCCGAGGAGCGGCGGCGGCTCGTCCGTGCTGTGACCCGGCTGCAG GCCTGTGCCAGGGGGTTCCTGCTGCGGAGGCGGCTCCGGGGCCTGCGGGAGGAGTTCGAGGCCGTGGTGCTGGAGATCGAGGGGGACCTGAGGCAGCTGCGCTGGACCGGCCGCGTTCTGCAGCGGCCACGCTTCGAG CCCTCTCCAAGGAAGCCCTCGGAGGCTGCAAAGAATGAGAccattcccaaaaaaaccctggagaAGCCGGATCCCCCTGGAGCAGAGTGGGCTGGGAGCTTTGAGAACATCCCCCCATCAGCCCCCCTGTCCAGTGggacaaccccaaaaccccctaaTTTGGGGTCTGGTGCTGATAAAAGCctggaaaaggagggaagaacCCTGGCAGGGAGCCAGGAGTGGGACAAGGACAGCGTGGCCTCGGAATGGGACAGCAGCCACCTGGGAGCCAGCCCAG AAATCCCAGCGGACCTGCAGGGCCTTCCCCGCTCGGAGCTGCAGTCCCACAGGAACCATctcctgatggagctgctgtggatCCAGCAGGCCATTGCCAGCAGGAAACAc TTCCTGATGCTGAAACAGAAGCTGGGAATTCCCAACCACTCCGGAATTCCTGAGTTCTTGGATTGGTGTGGAGAaaccctggagcagcagcaccagtccTGA
- the IQCC gene encoding IQ domain-containing protein C isoform X1, with protein MRAHLDAGGDAPPWAQPRSVPVLVRAGRGSGAPRAWPGSSAAPGPCQACARGFLLRRRLRGLREEFEAVVLEIEGDLRQLRWTGRVLQRPRFEPSPRKPSEAAKNETIPKKTLEKPDPPGAEWAGSFENIPPSAPLSSGTTPKPPNLGSGADKSLEKEGRTLAGSQEWDKDSVASEWDSSHLGASPEIPADLQGLPRSELQSHRNHLLMELLWIQQAIASRKHFLMLKQKLGIPNHSGIPEFLDWCGETLEQQHQS; from the exons ATGAGGGCACATCTGGACGCGGGGGGGGATGCTCCACCCTGGGCTCAGCCACGCTCGGTGCCGGTTCTGGTGCGGGCAGGGAGGGGCTCGGGGGCACCGCGGGCCTGGCCCGGTTCCAGCGCTGCCCCCGGGCCGTGCCAGGCCTGTGCCAGGGGGTTCCTGCTGCGGAGGCGGCTCCGGGGCCTGCGGGAGGAGTTCGAGGCCGTGGTGCTGGAGATCGAGGGGGACCTGAGGCAGCTGCGCTGGACCGGCCGCGTTCTGCAGCGGCCACGCTTCGAG CCCTCTCCAAGGAAGCCCTCGGAGGCTGCAAAGAATGAGAccattcccaaaaaaaccctggagaAGCCGGATCCCCCTGGAGCAGAGTGGGCTGGGAGCTTTGAGAACATCCCCCCATCAGCCCCCCTGTCCAGTGggacaaccccaaaaccccctaaTTTGGGGTCTGGTGCTGATAAAAGCctggaaaaggagggaagaacCCTGGCAGGGAGCCAGGAGTGGGACAAGGACAGCGTGGCCTCGGAATGGGACAGCAGCCACCTGGGAGCCAGCCCAG AAATCCCAGCGGACCTGCAGGGCCTTCCCCGCTCGGAGCTGCAGTCCCACAGGAACCATctcctgatggagctgctgtggatCCAGCAGGCCATTGCCAGCAGGAAACAc TTCCTGATGCTGAAACAGAAGCTGGGAATTCCCAACCACTCCGGAATTCCTGAGTTCTTGGATTGGTGTGGAGAaaccctggagcagcagcaccagtccTGA